In a genomic window of Chryseobacterium sp. G0162:
- a CDS encoding 1-aminocyclopropane-1-carboxylate deaminase/D-cysteine desulfhydrase, translating into MLLQFPTETIPIQEIQIHKNVTLFIKREDLIHPQISGNKYWKLFYNVNRYLEGNPEKPYIITFGGAFSNHIAAVSAVGNLAGIPTLGIIRGEELQDKWRDNPTLLFAKRNGMNLKFVTREEYRHKEKLTEFLQQEFSNALVVPEGGTNGEAVEGVKMMLNEQTKDFDYLCTAVGTGGTIAGISKFCEDNQKVIGFKVVNDASLENRIFELTLKQNFNLIDSCFGGYGKISDENIRFINDFKEKYNIPLEPIYTGKMMQKVFELIEEDYFPENSRILCFHTGGLQGIEGANLLLEKQNRNLII; encoded by the coding sequence ATGCTATTACAATTCCCAACAGAAACTATTCCCATTCAGGAAATCCAGATTCATAAAAATGTAACACTCTTCATCAAGAGAGAAGATCTTATCCATCCCCAGATTTCTGGAAATAAATATTGGAAGTTGTTTTATAATGTTAATCGTTATCTGGAAGGAAACCCTGAAAAACCTTATATTATTACATTTGGAGGAGCTTTTTCCAATCATATTGCTGCTGTTTCTGCGGTAGGTAATCTAGCGGGTATTCCAACATTAGGAATTATCAGAGGAGAAGAATTACAGGACAAATGGCGGGATAATCCAACTTTACTGTTTGCCAAAAGAAACGGAATGAACCTGAAATTTGTCACCCGTGAAGAATACCGTCATAAAGAAAAGCTGACAGAATTCCTGCAGCAGGAGTTTTCTAATGCTCTGGTTGTTCCTGAAGGAGGAACTAATGGAGAGGCCGTGGAGGGGGTGAAAATGATGCTCAATGAGCAAACAAAAGATTTTGACTATCTTTGCACCGCAGTTGGAACGGGAGGAACCATTGCCGGAATTTCAAAATTTTGTGAAGATAATCAGAAAGTTATAGGATTTAAGGTCGTTAACGATGCTTCACTTGAAAATAGAATATTTGAATTAACTTTGAAACAGAATTTTAATCTAATAGATTCATGTTTTGGAGGTTATGGTAAAATAAGTGATGAGAATATCCGTTTTATCAATGATTTCAAAGAGAAATACAACATTCCTCTGGAACCGATTTATACAGGAAAGATGATGCAGAAGGTTTTTGAATTGATTGAAGAAGATTATTTTCCTGAAAATAGCAGGATTTTGTGCTTTCATACTGGTGGATTACAGGGGATTGAGGGAGCTAATCTGCTTTTAGAAAAACAGAATAGAAATTTAATTATATAA
- a CDS encoding DUF4136 domain-containing protein has product MKKYIFILLASATLGLTSCSPFQVRSDYAETANFNSYKTYKIRIDDLKLNDIDKDRVLNELSRQLQSKGLQSGENPDLIINVKANHKKITDIQSSSPYGMWGWGGPFGWGVGMNRTWTSNYNEGALIVDLIDAKSNKLVWQGIGSGISVDSPKSKQRQIPEILAEIMKNYPPQRK; this is encoded by the coding sequence ATGAAAAAATATATTTTTATTTTGTTGGCATCTGCTACATTAGGTTTAACTTCTTGTAGCCCGTTTCAGGTACGTTCAGATTATGCTGAAACCGCCAATTTCAATTCTTACAAAACTTATAAAATAAGAATTGATGATCTAAAATTGAATGATATTGATAAAGACAGAGTTCTGAATGAGCTTTCGAGACAACTTCAAAGCAAAGGACTTCAATCCGGAGAAAATCCTGATCTTATTATCAACGTAAAAGCAAACCATAAAAAAATTACGGATATACAAAGTTCTTCCCCTTACGGAATGTGGGGTTGGGGTGGACCTTTCGGATGGGGTGTTGGAATGAACAGAACATGGACAAGCAATTATAATGAAGGCGCCTTAATCGTTGACCTTATTGATGCAAAATCCAATAAATTGGTTTGGCAAGGTATAGGAAGCGGAATTTCTGTAGATTCTCCAAAATCTAAACAGAGACAGATTCCTGAAATTTTGGCTGAGATTATGAAAAATTATCCGCCACAGAGAAAATAA
- a CDS encoding helix-turn-helix domain-containing protein — protein sequence MNYHTDYFPILGIQEFSENQLSGCHLLFNELYGARSIDDPHKHDFFIINLFEHGVGSHTIDFTEHQVKDYQIHLVFPDQVHQWVIEKETVGYQLMISRDWFESFLPSLRFSASYYQNHPVINLSQDVFKTFLYEFQAIQKELSSENIFWELIKKRSELIGLLVSQTVEGAFKDFEVYNSNPIISKFLHLIDEHFRTERSVSFYADKLNISANYLNIVCKKNLNASASSLIQDRILLEAKRLLKVSEMSVKDIVYDLGFYDHASFSKFFKMQTGMTPSQFKE from the coding sequence GTGAATTATCATACAGATTATTTTCCCATTTTAGGAATTCAGGAGTTTAGCGAGAACCAGCTTAGTGGCTGTCATTTGCTGTTTAATGAACTCTATGGGGCACGTTCCATTGATGATCCCCATAAACATGATTTTTTTATCATCAATCTTTTTGAACATGGAGTAGGTTCCCATACTATAGATTTTACGGAACATCAGGTAAAGGATTATCAGATTCATCTTGTTTTTCCGGATCAGGTACATCAATGGGTGATTGAAAAAGAGACGGTAGGCTATCAATTGATGATTAGCAGGGATTGGTTTGAAAGTTTTTTGCCATCACTGAGATTTTCAGCTTCTTATTATCAGAATCATCCTGTAATTAATCTTTCCCAAGATGTTTTTAAAACCTTCCTGTATGAATTTCAGGCCATTCAAAAAGAATTGAGTAGTGAAAACATATTTTGGGAACTGATCAAAAAGAGAAGTGAATTGATTGGTTTATTGGTGAGCCAAACTGTGGAAGGCGCTTTTAAGGATTTTGAAGTTTACAATTCAAATCCCATTATTTCTAAATTTTTACACCTGATTGATGAACATTTCAGAACTGAAAGATCTGTTTCCTTTTATGCAGATAAACTGAATATTTCTGCCAATTATCTGAATATCGTCTGTAAAAAAAATCTCAATGCTTCTGCATCATCTCTTATTCAGGATCGTATTTTACTGGAAGCAAAGCGTCTTTTGAAAGTTTCGGAAATGTCTGTAAAAGATATTGTGTATGACTTGGGTTTTTACGATCATGCCAGTTTTTCGAAATTCTTTAAAATGCAAACGGGAATGACGCCATCTCAATTCAAGGAATAA
- a CDS encoding amidohydrolase, whose product MQFPYQLTAKGNYSLKNVRLETGFEYENEEVIGTKTDLFSIEIENGKIKSVKANDPASKAIDANGYLMLPAFRDMHIHLDKTWYGLPWQALSSKRKTVKDMIAYEQEIIPELLKTSVERAEQLISLQQHYGTHFARTHFNIDPTSGLKSLEHLEQALQNKKDSFKAELVAFPQHGVYYTETAPLMKEAAKLKSVAFIGGVDPFSLDGSIEKVMDFTVQLALDHNKGIDIHLHEVGESGMKTINYLIDKTIENPALQGKTFVSHAFALAHLSPKEAEEISEKLAAGKVGIASSVPFKKTIMPIPTLKKYGVNVLIGNDNVQDFWSTFGSGSMLQKANLIAELYGYATEFALSRALQFATQSIVPLDDKGNQQWPKAGDAAAIVLADASCSAEAVSRISKIEALMHDGNLFWRS is encoded by the coding sequence ATGCAATTTCCCTATCAATTAACTGCAAAAGGAAACTATTCCCTTAAAAATGTCCGCCTGGAAACAGGTTTTGAATACGAAAATGAAGAGGTTATCGGAACAAAAACAGACCTTTTCAGTATCGAAATTGAAAATGGAAAAATTAAATCGGTAAAGGCTAATGATCCAGCTTCCAAAGCTATTGATGCCAATGGGTATCTGATGCTTCCTGCTTTCAGGGATATGCACATTCATCTGGATAAAACGTGGTATGGTCTTCCCTGGCAGGCACTTTCTTCTAAAAGAAAAACGGTAAAGGATATGATCGCTTATGAACAGGAGATCATTCCTGAGCTATTAAAAACTTCAGTGGAAAGGGCGGAACAGCTTATCAGTCTGCAACAGCATTATGGGACTCATTTTGCAAGAACCCATTTCAATATTGATCCTACCTCAGGATTAAAATCATTGGAACATTTAGAACAAGCGCTTCAAAATAAAAAAGATTCCTTTAAAGCAGAGTTGGTTGCGTTTCCACAACATGGGGTGTATTATACAGAAACAGCTCCTTTAATGAAGGAAGCCGCAAAATTAAAAAGTGTAGCTTTTATTGGCGGTGTAGATCCGTTTAGCCTTGATGGAAGTATTGAAAAAGTAATGGATTTTACAGTGCAGCTGGCACTGGATCATAATAAAGGAATTGATATTCACCTGCATGAAGTAGGAGAGTCCGGAATGAAGACGATCAACTATCTGATTGATAAAACGATTGAAAATCCTGCACTTCAAGGGAAGACATTTGTAAGTCATGCATTTGCATTGGCTCATCTTTCTCCAAAAGAGGCAGAGGAAATTTCAGAGAAACTGGCAGCCGGAAAAGTAGGAATCGCTTCATCAGTACCCTTTAAAAAGACCATCATGCCAATCCCAACGTTGAAAAAATATGGTGTAAATGTTTTGATCGGGAATGATAATGTACAGGATTTCTGGAGTACTTTCGGATCCGGAAGTATGTTACAGAAAGCCAATCTGATTGCAGAACTCTATGGTTATGCTACTGAATTTGCCTTGTCAAGAGCATTACAGTTTGCGACTCAAAGCATTGTTCCTTTGGATGACAAAGGAAATCAGCAGTGGCCTAAAGCGGGGGATGCCGCCGCAATTGTTTTAGCAGACGCTTCATGTTCTGCTGAAGCTGTTTCCAGAATATCTAAAATAGAAGCCCTGATGCACGACGGGAACCTGTTCTGGAGAAGTTAA
- a CDS encoding DUF5522 domain-containing protein gives MAHYDIKEGEDFYYNEQGYKVFTEKFHLKRGYCCKSGCRHCPYGYDKKTDTFIKNDKKNK, from the coding sequence ATGGCCCATTATGACATCAAAGAAGGTGAAGACTTTTATTATAATGAACAGGGATACAAAGTTTTTACAGAAAAATTTCATCTGAAAAGAGGATATTGCTGTAAAAGCGGCTGCAGACACTGTCCTTACGGGTACGATAAAAAGACTGATACATTCATTAAAAATGATAAAAAAAATAAATAA
- the hemL gene encoding glutamate-1-semialdehyde 2,1-aminomutase, whose product MKYQRSSALFDEAYKYIPGGVNSPVRAFKSVGGVPVFMKSAKGAYLTDADDNTYIDYINSWGPAILGHTHPEVLEELKIQAEKGFSFGAPTELETEIAKFIIENVPNIDQIRMVSSGTEACMSAVRLARGYTKRDKIVKFEGCYHGHSDSFLIKAGSGAATFGNPNSPGVTEGTAKDTLLARYNDFEQVQDLFRLNPGEIAAVIIEPVAGNMGCVLPENDFLQNLRKICDENGALLIFDEVMTGFRLAFGGAQELFNVKADLVTYGKVIGGGLPVGAFAGRNEIMDHLAPKGGVYQAGTLSGNPLAMRAGLKTLQLIKNDAEFFNRLSKTTQTLDLEIGKILNEKGIAHKINRKGSMMSVFFHTNRVSNFDEAQEANHSLFNNFFHQMLQNGVYLPPSGYETYFISDAIKEKEIDMTLEAVRKFEYSNL is encoded by the coding sequence ATGAAGTATCAAAGAAGTTCGGCTTTATTTGATGAAGCCTACAAATACATTCCGGGAGGAGTAAATTCTCCGGTAAGAGCATTCAAATCAGTGGGAGGAGTTCCTGTTTTCATGAAATCTGCAAAAGGAGCTTACCTTACCGATGCTGATGATAATACGTATATCGATTACATCAATTCATGGGGACCTGCTATTTTAGGTCACACGCATCCTGAAGTATTGGAAGAACTGAAAATCCAGGCAGAAAAAGGATTCTCTTTCGGTGCCCCTACAGAACTGGAAACTGAAATTGCTAAATTCATCATCGAAAACGTTCCGAATATTGACCAGATCAGAATGGTTTCTTCAGGAACGGAAGCGTGTATGAGTGCTGTAAGACTGGCAAGAGGCTATACTAAAAGAGATAAGATCGTAAAATTTGAAGGCTGCTATCACGGACATTCGGATTCATTCTTAATTAAAGCAGGAAGTGGAGCTGCTACCTTTGGAAATCCAAATTCTCCAGGAGTAACAGAAGGTACCGCAAAAGATACTTTATTAGCTCGTTATAATGATTTTGAACAGGTTCAGGATTTATTCCGTCTCAATCCGGGAGAAATTGCTGCTGTAATTATAGAGCCGGTTGCAGGAAATATGGGATGTGTATTGCCTGAGAATGATTTCTTACAAAACTTAAGAAAGATCTGTGATGAAAACGGAGCTTTATTGATTTTTGATGAGGTAATGACTGGTTTCAGATTAGCATTCGGTGGAGCACAGGAGCTTTTCAATGTAAAAGCTGACCTGGTAACGTATGGAAAAGTAATCGGAGGTGGACTTCCAGTGGGAGCTTTTGCCGGAAGAAACGAAATTATGGATCATCTGGCTCCAAAAGGTGGTGTATATCAGGCTGGAACATTAAGTGGAAATCCGTTGGCGATGAGAGCAGGATTAAAAACGCTTCAATTGATTAAAAACGATGCTGAATTTTTCAACAGATTAAGCAAAACAACCCAAACCTTAGATCTTGAAATTGGAAAGATTTTAAATGAAAAAGGAATTGCTCATAAAATCAACAGAAAAGGATCTATGATGTCTGTGTTCTTCCATACCAACAGGGTTTCAAACTTTGATGAGGCACAGGAAGCAAATCATTCATTGTTCAATAATTTCTTCCATCAGATGCTTCAAAATGGAGTGTACCTGCCACCAAGTGGTTATGAAACATACTTTATCAGTGATGCGATCAAAGAAAAAGAAATTGATATGACGCTGGAAGCCGTAAGAAAATTTGAATATTCTAATTTATAA
- a CDS encoding ankyrin repeat domain-containing protein translates to MKKILVFLLAFGSLSACQERSGNFSNENIMQEKDIINQVKKNNISAVKSALENGTDVNTRDGKGRSLLLIATVEKQTEMAKLLVSYKANVNLQDNQLDSAFLYAGASGQTELVKLYLENGARFDLFNRYNGTALIPACERGYVETVKVLVKTKGFPVNHVNKLGWTALMEAVILGNGTQKYQEIVQILKDHGADLTIPDHAGKTPLQHAESLGFKEIAMILKS, encoded by the coding sequence ATGAAGAAAATATTGGTATTTCTTTTAGCATTCGGGAGTCTGAGTGCCTGTCAGGAGAGATCCGGGAATTTTTCAAATGAGAATATCATGCAGGAAAAAGACATCATCAATCAGGTAAAGAAGAATAATATTTCTGCTGTTAAATCTGCTTTGGAAAACGGAACAGATGTGAACACACGAGATGGAAAAGGCCGTTCTCTATTGCTGATCGCAACCGTAGAGAAACAAACCGAAATGGCAAAGCTGTTGGTTTCCTATAAAGCAAATGTTAATCTTCAGGATAACCAGTTAGACAGTGCATTTTTATACGCCGGAGCAAGCGGACAAACGGAATTGGTAAAGCTATATCTTGAAAATGGAGCCCGTTTCGATTTGTTTAATCGTTATAATGGAACAGCTTTGATTCCTGCCTGTGAACGTGGGTATGTGGAAACCGTGAAGGTGCTCGTTAAAACAAAAGGTTTTCCGGTCAATCATGTGAACAAATTAGGCTGGACAGCTTTAATGGAAGCGGTAATTCTTGGAAACGGAACCCAAAAATACCAGGAAATTGTCCAGATCCTGAAAGATCATGGAGCGGATCTTACGATTCCTGATCATGCAGGAAAAACACCTTTACAACATGCCGAATCATTAGGCTTTAAAGAAATAGCTATGATCCTGAAATCATAA
- a CDS encoding glucosaminidase domain-containing protein: MKRLFLSISLLVLSKFSAQSWATEDQYIQKFAKYAVEEMEKYKIPASITLAQGLLETGGGQSRLAQEGKNHFGIKCKEDWTGKTMKHTDDAPNECFRVYDDPRQSYEDHSIFLSTRKYYANLFNLDMKDYRAWAYGLKKAGYATNPRYASILITKIEKYKLYEYDNTSSNEVLYAVLKMYPDLKDDRTFMAQLEPSKATKKAKEPVTVEVPYKQTSYAQQQKRVERIKTKAEILNSILIKSHPNDGLKYIIIPEDTDIKFIANKFKVSESRLMKWNELDNETLKKNDIVFLESKNSSGNTATYKAVSGEDMHDIAQKFGIKLHKLYAKNRMDEGQQPSAGQLIYLIDKKPRN, from the coding sequence ATGAAAAGACTTTTTCTATCCATAAGCCTTTTAGTTTTATCAAAATTTTCTGCCCAGAGTTGGGCAACCGAAGATCAATACATCCAAAAATTTGCAAAATATGCAGTAGAGGAAATGGAAAAATATAAAATTCCTGCTTCTATTACTCTTGCGCAAGGACTTCTTGAAACAGGAGGCGGGCAAAGCAGGCTGGCACAGGAAGGTAAAAACCACTTCGGAATCAAATGTAAAGAAGATTGGACCGGTAAAACAATGAAACATACAGACGATGCTCCTAACGAGTGCTTCCGGGTGTATGACGATCCAAGACAATCTTACGAAGATCACTCTATATTTTTATCTACCAGAAAATATTACGCTAATCTTTTCAACCTGGATATGAAGGATTACAGAGCGTGGGCATATGGCTTAAAAAAGGCCGGATATGCAACCAATCCTCGTTATGCTTCCATTCTGATCACCAAAATTGAAAAGTATAAGTTATACGAATACGACAACACCAGTTCTAATGAAGTGTTGTATGCTGTTCTTAAAATGTACCCGGATCTGAAAGATGACAGAACTTTTATGGCACAACTGGAGCCTTCAAAAGCGACAAAGAAAGCCAAAGAGCCGGTGACCGTAGAAGTTCCTTATAAGCAGACTTCTTACGCACAGCAACAGAAAAGAGTGGAGAGAATCAAAACAAAAGCTGAGATTTTGAATTCTATTCTTATCAAAAGTCACCCGAACGACGGGCTGAAATATATTATCATTCCTGAAGATACCGATATTAAATTCATTGCTAATAAATTCAAGGTCAGCGAAAGCCGCCTGATGAAATGGAATGAACTGGACAATGAAACATTGAAGAAAAATGATATCGTTTTTCTTGAATCTAAAAATTCATCAGGAAATACAGCCACTTATAAAGCCGTATCTGGAGAGGATATGCATGATATCGCCCAGAAATTCGGAATCAAGTTACATAAATTATACGCTAAAAACAGAATGGATGAAGGACAGCAGCCATCTGCAGGACAGCTGATTTATCTGATTGATAAAAAACCAAGAAACTAA
- a CDS encoding endonuclease, whose translation MKKIILFSVFSGLVYAQAPTGYYNSANGLSGAALKTALSSIITSGHQDKGYNGLWTAYKTTDIDKDYENDGSILDIYSEKPVGADPYKYTPGSNQCGTYSTEGNCYNREHIIPQSLFNQASPMVADIHFIRATDGKVNGMRSNYPFGKVGSATFTSKNGSKLGNSVSSGYSGVVFEPIDEFKGDVARMIFYFVTRYQSKLSSFSSGNMLGSSTFPGLQTWELNVLLAWHNQDPVSQAEIKRNNASYTYQGNRNPFIDNPSYVNLIWGSQQPTSDTQAPTTATGLAISSKTSNSISLTWNAASDNVGVSAYNVYMNGSLQTTISSTSTTISGLNPSTTYNFYVVAKDAAGNSSSNSSTVSGTTNTGTSTPNPSTDCANENFESIPAASSTYSTKTWSNGGISWTATDSRTDQTINNKAITVRNGSLTSGSSANGIGSLTVTTQLKFSGSNGVLDVKVNGTTVGTVPYSMAATTTTINNINVSGNVTVSLVNNSASNRVAVDDLKWTCYSNSAARQAKSVTQATTQNFKITPNPITNQEIIVKGEIKDIKRAEIYTLQGKVIQTIDRPFRNGNVIRTGSLNQGVYILKLDGTTLQFLVK comes from the coding sequence ATGAAAAAAATTATCTTATTCTCTGTATTCTCGGGACTTGTCTATGCCCAGGCTCCTACAGGATACTACAACTCGGCCAATGGATTGAGTGGTGCTGCACTTAAAACTGCTTTGAGCAGCATTATTACCAGCGGACACCAGGACAAAGGCTACAATGGATTATGGACTGCCTATAAAACGACCGACATTGATAAAGACTACGAAAATGATGGTTCTATCCTTGATATTTATTCAGAAAAACCTGTAGGTGCTGACCCTTATAAATATACTCCAGGATCAAACCAGTGCGGGACTTATTCTACAGAAGGAAACTGTTATAACAGAGAACATATTATCCCTCAAAGTTTATTTAATCAGGCTTCACCAATGGTGGCTGACATTCATTTTATCAGAGCTACAGATGGCAAAGTAAACGGAATGAGAAGTAATTATCCGTTTGGAAAGGTTGGAAGTGCAACTTTTACCTCTAAGAATGGATCAAAGCTGGGTAATTCTGTTTCTTCAGGATATTCCGGGGTCGTTTTTGAGCCGATTGATGAGTTTAAAGGGGATGTTGCCCGTATGATCTTTTATTTTGTAACGCGTTATCAGAGTAAGCTTTCTTCTTTTTCTTCAGGAAATATGCTGGGAAGTTCTACATTTCCCGGACTTCAGACCTGGGAATTGAATGTTCTTTTAGCATGGCATAATCAAGATCCGGTATCTCAAGCCGAAATTAAAAGGAATAATGCATCATATACTTATCAGGGTAACAGAAATCCTTTCATTGATAACCCAAGCTATGTAAATCTTATCTGGGGATCTCAACAACCAACCAGTGATACTCAAGCTCCTACAACTGCTACAGGTTTAGCCATTTCTTCCAAAACATCCAACAGTATTTCTCTTACATGGAATGCTGCTTCGGATAATGTGGGAGTTTCTGCTTACAATGTTTATATGAACGGAAGTCTTCAAACTACAATAAGTTCAACTTCTACAACGATTTCAGGATTAAATCCTTCAACTACTTACAATTTCTATGTTGTCGCCAAAGATGCTGCTGGCAATTCATCGTCAAACAGTTCTACCGTTTCAGGAACAACGAATACAGGAACGTCAACTCCTAATCCATCTACAGACTGTGCCAATGAAAATTTCGAATCCATTCCTGCTGCAAGCTCTACTTATTCCACCAAAACATGGAGCAATGGCGGTATTTCCTGGACTGCTACAGACTCCAGAACAGACCAAACGATCAATAATAAGGCTATTACTGTAAGAAATGGATCATTAACATCCGGAAGTTCGGCAAATGGAATTGGCTCTTTAACAGTAACTACACAGTTGAAATTTTCAGGAAGCAACGGGGTTCTTGATGTAAAAGTAAACGGAACAACAGTGGGTACGGTTCCTTATAGTATGGCTGCTACTACAACAACTATTAATAATATTAATGTTTCCGGGAATGTAACGGTAAGCCTGGTAAATAACTCAGCCAGCAACAGAGTGGCTGTTGATGATCTGAAATGGACATGTTATTCAAACTCTGCTGCCAGGCAAGCTAAAAGTGTTACCCAAGCGACCACGCAAAACTTTAAAATTACTCCTAACCCGATCACCAATCAGGAGATCATTGTAAAAGGTGAAATTAAAGATATTAAAAGAGCTGAAATCTATACGCTTCAGGGGAAAGTTATTCAGACGATTGACAGACCTTTCAGGAATGGAAATGTAATCAGAACCGGAAGTCTTAATCAGGGAGTTTATATTTTGAAACTGGATGGAACTACACTGCAGTTTTTAGTAAAATAA
- a CDS encoding amidohydrolase: MKTSDKNMSRKDFIRNSALAMAGLTLIPNIMTASPFLDEKNSVAKGKLSLKNVRLETGFEYDEGEVSATKTDLFYVEVENGRISKITANQPNAKAIDAKGLLMLPAFKDMHIHLDKTFYGDKWQAVRKRTGGIKGMIELEQKMLPEMLKKSTFKAEKMIELLQSKGTSYARSHVNIEPTSKLQSLKNLQKALENKKEGFGAELVAFPQHGVFYTDSAPYLTEAAKMDIDFIGGVDPFNVDGNIEKVMDFTVQLALDHKKGIDIHLHETGDSGLKTVEYLIKKVNENPSLKGKTYLSHCFILAKLDEAKQEDIAAKLANAQIGVVSTIPFGRLIMPIPTLYKHKVTILTGNDSIVDHWNTFGTGSVLQKANLMAQLYGYSTEFLLSRSLKLATGNILPLDDKGTQQWPKTGDKADFVLLNASCSAEAVSRISNVESLVYQGNVVF; the protein is encoded by the coding sequence ATGAAGACTTCAGACAAGAATATGTCCCGCAAGGATTTTATCAGAAATTCAGCACTGGCAATGGCAGGATTAACTTTAATACCTAATATCATGACAGCATCCCCTTTTTTGGATGAGAAAAACAGTGTAGCAAAAGGAAAATTGAGCCTAAAAAATGTTCGTTTAGAAACTGGTTTTGAATATGACGAAGGAGAAGTTTCCGCCACAAAGACTGATCTGTTTTATGTAGAAGTTGAAAATGGGAGAATCTCTAAAATTACTGCAAACCAACCTAATGCAAAGGCTATAGATGCGAAAGGTTTATTAATGCTTCCCGCCTTTAAAGACATGCATATCCATCTGGATAAAACATTTTATGGAGATAAATGGCAGGCTGTAAGGAAAAGAACCGGTGGAATAAAGGGGATGATTGAGCTGGAGCAGAAAATGCTCCCCGAAATGCTGAAAAAATCAACATTCAAAGCTGAGAAAATGATTGAATTATTGCAATCAAAAGGAACATCTTATGCCAGAAGCCATGTGAATATTGAACCTACTTCAAAGCTTCAGTCTTTAAAAAATCTACAGAAAGCTTTAGAAAATAAAAAGGAAGGTTTCGGAGCAGAGCTGGTGGCTTTTCCGCAACACGGAGTATTCTATACAGATTCGGCACCGTATCTGACAGAGGCTGCGAAGATGGATATTGATTTTATTGGTGGAGTAGATCCTTTCAATGTCGATGGGAATATTGAAAAAGTAATGGATTTTACAGTTCAGCTAGCTTTAGACCATAAGAAAGGAATAGATATTCACCTCCATGAAACGGGAGATTCCGGATTGAAGACGGTAGAATATCTGATAAAAAAAGTAAATGAAAACCCTTCTTTAAAAGGGAAAACATACTTGAGCCATTGTTTTATACTGGCGAAATTAGATGAAGCAAAGCAGGAAGATATTGCTGCAAAACTGGCCAATGCACAGATTGGAGTTGTTTCTACTATTCCTTTCGGAAGACTGATTATGCCAATTCCTACTTTATACAAACATAAGGTAACGATACTGACAGGAAATGACAGCATTGTAGATCATTGGAATACTTTTGGAACCGGAAGTGTACTTCAGAAAGCCAATTTAATGGCACAGCTGTACGGATATTCAACTGAGTTTTTATTATCAAGAAGTTTAAAACTGGCAACCGGAAATATCCTTCCATTGGATGATAAAGGAACTCAGCAATGGCCTAAAACAGGTGATAAAGCAGATTTTGTTTTGCTGAATGCCAGTTGTTCTGCGGAAGCGGTATCAAGAATCTCTAATGTTGAATCATTGGTATATCAGGGAAATGTAGTTTTTTAA